From Brevibacillus marinus, a single genomic window includes:
- a CDS encoding response regulator transcription factor, whose protein sequence is MEILLVDDHRSVVEGTKMLIESEPDMNVTIETDVYYVCDLVRLKKFDVILFDLYMPNINGADLARKVLDVVPDAVILIYSGFEIAPHFNLLMESGVSGFIAKTSTREQLIQAIRCAARKEAIVPMHLLKQLRRQEIVVKGEPGHETTITQEEDKLLRELAKGKSNKEISKTLMISQRSLEYSLTELFQKLHVSSRVEAIKKAKSLGILPTEDLY, encoded by the coding sequence ATGGAAATCTTATTGGTTGACGATCATCGATCGGTCGTTGAGGGTACGAAAATGCTGATTGAATCCGAGCCGGACATGAATGTTACGATTGAGACGGATGTTTATTATGTCTGTGACCTGGTGCGTCTGAAAAAATTTGATGTCATCTTATTTGATTTATACATGCCGAATATAAACGGTGCCGATTTGGCGCGCAAAGTGCTCGATGTTGTTCCTGATGCCGTGATTCTGATCTATTCAGGATTCGAGATCGCGCCCCATTTCAATTTGTTAATGGAATCGGGCGTTTCCGGCTTTATCGCCAAAACCTCCACCCGGGAGCAGCTCATTCAGGCCATACGCTGTGCCGCAAGGAAAGAGGCGATCGTTCCCATGCATCTGCTCAAGCAGCTGAGGCGTCAGGAAATTGTTGTGAAAGGGGAACCGGGGCACGAAACAACGATCACCCAAGAAGAAGACAAGCTGCTTCGTGAATTGGCGAAAGGGAAAAGCAATAAGGAAATATCAAAAACGTTAATGATCAGCCAACGATCCCTGGAATACAGCCTGACGGAGCTCTTCCAAAAGCTGCATGTCAGTTCGCGGGTCGAAGCCATCAAAAAAGCCAAGAGTTTGGGGATTCTGCCAACAGAGGATTTATATTAG
- a CDS encoding aldo/keto reductase, which produces MSKPIPEITLNDGVTLPVIGLGTYTLRGSEGVHAIVSAIEMGYRLLDSAYNYENEGTVGEAVRRSSVPREQLRIASKLPGRYHAYDKAVKAIQESLYRANLDYYDLYLIHWPNPKQDLYLEAWQALIDAKKWGLVRSIGVSNFLPEHIERLVKETGVKPSVNQIELHPFFNQAEQRKWHAANNIVTESWSPLARANDILQNDTLQKIANRHNKSVPQVILRWHYQLGAISIPKSSSPARQLENLSIFDFSLDETEMSMISGLTRPDGRIRNQDPAVYEEF; this is translated from the coding sequence GTGAGCAAACCAATTCCCGAGATTACGCTGAATGATGGGGTCACGCTGCCCGTTATCGGTTTGGGTACATACACCCTGAGGGGCAGCGAAGGTGTCCATGCGATCGTGAGTGCCATTGAGATGGGCTATCGGCTGCTTGATTCTGCTTACAATTATGAAAATGAAGGGACTGTGGGCGAAGCCGTCAGGCGCAGTTCTGTTCCGCGCGAACAATTGCGGATTGCCTCCAAATTGCCGGGCCGCTACCATGCGTACGACAAAGCCGTTAAGGCCATCCAAGAATCGCTGTATCGAGCAAATCTCGATTACTACGATTTGTATCTGATCCATTGGCCCAACCCTAAACAGGATCTTTATCTGGAAGCGTGGCAGGCGTTAATTGACGCGAAAAAATGGGGGCTGGTCCGTTCGATCGGCGTCAGCAATTTTTTGCCGGAACATATTGAGCGTTTAGTAAAAGAAACAGGCGTTAAGCCAAGCGTGAATCAAATTGAATTGCACCCCTTTTTCAATCAAGCCGAACAACGAAAGTGGCACGCCGCAAACAACATCGTCACCGAATCGTGGAGCCCGTTAGCCAGGGCAAATGACATCTTGCAAAACGACACGCTTCAAAAGATTGCCAACCGGCACAACAAGTCCGTACCGCAGGTGATTTTGCGCTGGCATTACCAGCTCGGGGCGATTTCCATCCCTAAGTCATCATCGCCAGCGCGGCAGTTGGAAAATCTATCTATCTTTGACTTTAGCTTGGATGAAACAGAAATGAGCATGATTTCCGGATTAACCCGTCCTGATGGCCGGATCAGAAACCAAGATCCGGCAGTCTATGAGGAATTTTAA
- a CDS encoding ABC transporter ATP-binding protein, with protein MIKLEQSSKVFTSEAGHFTALKENDIHIKKGEFIAIMGPSGSGKSTLLQLMGGLDLPTSGGVTVDGVRLDQLNEKERTLFRRTKVGFVFQNYQLLPMMTVGENVGLPLAANQTPKAEIKSRVRRLLQDVNLQDKEFHFPSQLSGGQQQRAAIARALAMKPALILADEPTGNLDRKNGQDVLELLCRLNKVEQMTVVMVTHDRKAAETADRIIMIRDGEVVRDEWEGAEFH; from the coding sequence ATGATCAAGCTGGAACAATCGTCCAAAGTGTTCACTTCCGAAGCGGGGCATTTTACGGCATTAAAAGAGAACGACATTCACATCAAGAAAGGAGAATTTATCGCCATCATGGGCCCCAGCGGTTCGGGAAAGAGTACATTGCTGCAGTTAATGGGCGGCCTCGACCTTCCGACCTCCGGCGGCGTCACCGTCGATGGAGTGCGGCTGGATCAATTGAATGAGAAAGAAAGAACATTATTTCGCCGCACGAAAGTAGGCTTCGTATTCCAAAATTATCAGCTGCTGCCCATGATGACCGTAGGGGAGAACGTCGGTCTTCCGCTCGCGGCCAATCAGACCCCCAAAGCGGAGATCAAATCGAGAGTACGGCGGCTGCTGCAGGATGTCAATCTGCAAGATAAAGAGTTCCACTTTCCCTCGCAGTTAAGCGGCGGACAGCAGCAACGCGCGGCGATCGCGAGAGCCCTTGCGATGAAACCGGCACTCATTCTAGCGGACGAACCTACGGGAAATTTGGATCGGAAAAACGGCCAAGACGTTCTTGAGCTTCTGTGCCGATTGAACAAAGTGGAGCAAATGACCGTCGTGATGGTCACGCATGATCGGAAAGCGGCGGAAACGGCGGATCGAATCATTATGATCCGGGACGGCGAAGTGGTCCGGGATGAATGGGAAGGAGCGGAATTCCATTGA
- a CDS encoding FTR1 family iron permease, producing the protein MEKCWKVLLLLLLLSLPHCPAAAEEASYGPLFISIGDAIMKTKAGDWAGTEAAFGQFKQQWEQLAKTAGPEEQAVNEALAEAEKALAARDSSAMAEKLSQLSAAFFAYDKMMHPVDEAALREEFRSVLAPALRSLEEAVAAKDEAAALAAYKKVLAAWNKKEMIVREQSLDYYGQIETKMGFLRIALSKESKDFGEIERYSSQLSQAVFDFAAGKEAASAAGGNYSLQTLVDLLDKAVAEIERGQPQLAVAALEEFLTVWPAVEGEVSTRSASLYNQLENNIPLIAGKLASADPDLEALRNQLKGYGQEIGLLQKKSYTTWDVALVMLREGLEALLIVSALIAYLKRTGNHRYQKWIWLGAAAGVVVSVVAALVINAIFTSAMAGTNREIIEGVTGIIAVLMMIGVGIWLHQKSYLHAWNRYISAQMSTALSIGSVLGMAAISFLSIFREGAETIIFYIGMAPSISAGQLLAGIGLAALLLLVFTVLLIRFSMKIPVAPFFKAATLLIYVLAFKILGVSLHALQLTNVISVSQIANLPIIDLIGFFPTWETVLPQLALLAVVALAMIAVESRNRKQANVS; encoded by the coding sequence ATGGAAAAATGTTGGAAAGTCCTCCTGCTGCTGCTTCTGCTGTCCCTGCCGCACTGCCCGGCGGCGGCGGAAGAAGCAAGTTACGGGCCGTTGTTTATTTCCATCGGCGACGCGATCATGAAGACGAAAGCCGGTGACTGGGCGGGGACAGAAGCGGCGTTCGGGCAGTTCAAGCAGCAGTGGGAGCAGCTTGCGAAAACGGCCGGTCCGGAAGAACAGGCGGTCAACGAGGCGCTGGCGGAAGCGGAAAAGGCGCTCGCCGCCCGCGACTCATCCGCGATGGCGGAGAAGCTGTCCCAGTTGTCCGCCGCGTTTTTCGCTTATGACAAAATGATGCATCCCGTCGATGAGGCCGCCCTGCGCGAGGAGTTCAGGTCCGTGCTGGCCCCCGCGCTGCGCTCGCTCGAGGAAGCCGTCGCGGCGAAGGACGAAGCGGCGGCCCTCGCCGCTTACAAAAAAGTGCTGGCGGCATGGAACAAAAAGGAGATGATCGTTCGCGAGCAAAGCCTGGATTACTACGGGCAAATCGAAACGAAAATGGGCTTTTTACGGATCGCCCTATCCAAAGAAAGCAAAGATTTCGGCGAAATTGAGCGTTATAGCAGCCAGCTGTCGCAAGCCGTATTCGACTTTGCGGCGGGAAAAGAAGCGGCGAGCGCCGCGGGCGGGAACTATTCGCTGCAGACCCTGGTCGACCTGCTGGACAAGGCGGTGGCGGAGATCGAGCGCGGGCAGCCGCAGCTTGCGGTTGCCGCGCTTGAGGAATTTTTGACCGTATGGCCGGCGGTGGAAGGGGAGGTTTCGACCCGCAGCGCAAGCTTGTACAACCAGTTGGAAAACAACATTCCGCTGATTGCCGGCAAGCTCGCGTCTGCCGACCCCGACCTGGAGGCGCTGAGGAACCAGCTCAAGGGATACGGGCAGGAAATCGGCCTGCTTCAGAAGAAAAGCTATACCACCTGGGATGTGGCGCTGGTCATGCTGCGCGAAGGGCTGGAAGCCTTGCTGATCGTATCCGCGCTCATCGCCTACTTAAAGCGAACGGGCAATCACCGCTACCAAAAGTGGATCTGGCTGGGAGCCGCCGCCGGTGTAGTGGTGAGCGTGGTCGCGGCGCTCGTCATCAACGCGATCTTCACCTCTGCGATGGCGGGAACGAACCGCGAAATTATCGAGGGCGTAACCGGCATTATCGCGGTGCTGATGATGATCGGCGTCGGCATCTGGCTTCATCAAAAGTCGTACCTGCACGCCTGGAACCGCTACATCAGCGCGCAGATGAGCACGGCCCTTTCGATCGGAAGCGTGCTGGGAATGGCGGCGATCAGTTTCCTTTCGATTTTCCGGGAAGGCGCGGAGACGATCATTTTTTACATCGGGATGGCTCCCTCCATTTCGGCGGGACAACTGCTCGCCGGAATCGGGCTCGCCGCCCTCCTATTGCTGGTGTTTACGGTTTTGCTGATCCGTTTCAGCATGAAAATTCCCGTCGCTCCGTTTTTCAAAGCGGCAACCCTGCTCATTTACGTTTTGGCGTTTAAAATATTGGGTGTGAGCCTGCATGCCCTGCAGCTGACCAACGTTATCAGCGTCAGCCAGATTGCGAACCTTCCGATCATCGACCTGATCGGCTTTTTCCCGACCTGGGAAACCGTTCTCCCTCAGCTTGCGCTGCTGGCGGTTGTGGCGCTGGCCATGATTGCGGTGGAAAGCAGAAACAGAAAGCAGGCAAACGTGTCATAA
- a CDS encoding SRPBCC family protein, with amino-acid sequence METLQFEIDVASKKELVWRAWTQTERITKWFAPAAHIDARPGGAFELFFDPVNRDHMCTKGCTFTLLEPMERLGFTWKGPDEFAEVMNKDESLTYVLVTLSEENGATKVVVEHSGWGEGSEWENARNWHEIAWKQVLGSLKSALESGEGELCCT; translated from the coding sequence ATGGAAACATTACAATTTGAAATCGACGTTGCTTCCAAAAAAGAATTGGTGTGGCGGGCTTGGACACAAACGGAACGAATCACCAAGTGGTTTGCTCCTGCCGCACATATTGATGCCCGTCCAGGCGGGGCTTTTGAATTGTTCTTCGACCCTGTCAATCGTGACCACATGTGCACAAAAGGATGCACCTTCACGCTGCTGGAACCTATGGAGCGGCTTGGTTTCACCTGGAAAGGACCCGACGAGTTTGCTGAAGTGATGAACAAAGACGAATCGTTGACCTACGTTCTCGTCACTCTTTCAGAAGAAAATGGTGCAACAAAGGTAGTGGTGGAACATTCAGGATGGGGAGAAGGCAGCGAGTGGGAGAACGCACGCAATTGGCATGAAATAGCATGGAAACAAGTATTGGGGAGTCTGAAATCGGCACTCGAGTCAGGTGAGGGGGAATTATGCTGTACGTGA
- a CDS encoding PAS domain S-box protein, whose product MLQDMPDPLCIIDLEQRILWENEAFQNRFGAVEQRNREREARRSLHHTIPIRSDDGQTIAFTLIVKDSFPQMTEENRTDVHDDSLDEMYRIIAENTSDTIVLVDHQAIVRYVSPSLQLLTGYRPEAYEGMDAFSIIHPDDRERVRFSHEQAVQAKKSVDIEYRVDHAQGHVIHIEARVKPVLDGDGNVKYVVAVARDVTERKKTEELLENILDNVNAAVWSTDKDFHQYTFCSKSMEKISGMPREEILFHPIRLHDHIHPEDNAILMGEVKEKLDLGIPVNQEFRFIHVAGETRWGRLIVHPSVDHAGEIERLDGIILDITEKKRSELALEESEQRYKSLFENNLDGVFSIELNGFYFVNANRSFETIAGIQFNQLSDRCFLGLIYDEDHASVYETLFQVIQRGEPRDIECRLANAREGEKIVSITFVPIFLSGKLNGIHGIVKDITKRKNDERELIKSEERYKALQQSLNRFSTDLANVMKVSDLENRLIDEVKSVLQVTSVSIEEVPRGREHDLRNEDDIWVKIGEKQQPVYLRIETDHPFLKIEKEWLETAVHYVTILYDNLHLLEDLMKRIEELLANNETPKWMLRLLFKLSEKERAALSSDLHDSVLQDLIIWYRKLESLRSSNVFENKTERELVQIEEGLLDAIHQIRITCNELRPPFLLKMGLVESLKSLFSYTQMFSNYEIEFSAERLGASLNEEQILGVYRIVQELLNNASKHSKAAKVTITLTDAEDHLFFSYSDDGIGMDLAALEGSFQHMGIAGIEKRVLSLEGKVQFHSAPGQGFQVTIQFPKNLM is encoded by the coding sequence TTGCTGCAAGACATGCCCGATCCCCTCTGTATCATCGACCTTGAGCAACGCATTCTTTGGGAGAATGAAGCGTTTCAAAATCGATTTGGAGCGGTGGAGCAAAGGAATCGCGAAAGAGAGGCTCGTCGCTCGCTTCACCATACCATTCCCATCCGCAGCGATGATGGCCAAACCATTGCCTTCACTCTGATTGTGAAAGACAGCTTTCCCCAGATGACAGAGGAAAATCGAACGGATGTCCATGACGATTCCCTTGACGAAATGTATAGAATCATCGCCGAAAATACGTCAGATACGATTGTTTTGGTTGATCATCAAGCAATTGTTCGCTATGTGTCACCCTCCCTGCAGCTCCTGACGGGTTATCGTCCCGAAGCGTACGAAGGAATGGATGCATTTTCCATCATCCATCCTGATGACCGGGAACGAGTCCGTTTCTCACATGAGCAGGCGGTCCAAGCCAAGAAGTCTGTGGACATCGAGTATCGTGTTGATCACGCCCAAGGCCATGTGATTCACATAGAAGCCCGGGTAAAACCTGTGCTGGACGGTGACGGGAATGTTAAGTATGTCGTGGCCGTAGCGAGAGACGTGACGGAACGGAAAAAGACAGAGGAACTGCTGGAAAATATTTTGGATAATGTCAACGCCGCGGTTTGGTCGACCGACAAAGATTTTCACCAATACACGTTTTGTTCCAAGAGTATGGAAAAGATTTCCGGAATGCCGAGGGAAGAAATCCTGTTTCACCCGATTCGGCTGCACGATCATATTCACCCTGAAGACAACGCGATTCTCATGGGAGAAGTAAAGGAGAAGCTAGATTTGGGGATTCCCGTCAACCAAGAATTTCGTTTTATCCATGTTGCGGGAGAAACCAGGTGGGGCAGACTTATTGTCCATCCTTCTGTAGATCATGCCGGCGAGATCGAACGCCTCGACGGCATTATTTTGGACATTACGGAAAAAAAACGTTCAGAGCTGGCATTGGAAGAGAGTGAACAAAGGTATAAGTCTTTATTTGAAAATAATTTGGACGGGGTATTCTCGATTGAATTGAACGGTTTTTATTTCGTCAACGCCAATCGTTCCTTTGAAACGATCGCCGGAATCCAATTCAATCAACTTTCGGATCGTTGCTTTCTGGGATTGATTTACGATGAGGATCACGCTTCGGTATATGAAACCCTTTTCCAGGTGATCCAACGGGGTGAACCAAGGGATATTGAATGCCGCCTGGCCAACGCCAGGGAGGGTGAGAAGATTGTAAGTATCACGTTCGTGCCGATCTTCCTTTCGGGAAAATTAAACGGCATTCATGGAATTGTAAAGGATATTACGAAAAGAAAAAACGACGAAAGAGAGCTGATCAAAAGCGAAGAAAGGTATAAAGCGCTTCAGCAGAGCTTAAATCGTTTCTCCACCGACCTGGCAAACGTCATGAAGGTATCGGATTTGGAGAACCGGCTGATCGACGAAGTGAAGTCCGTACTTCAGGTCACAAGCGTATCGATTGAAGAAGTGCCGCGGGGCCGGGAGCATGACCTACGAAACGAGGATGATATCTGGGTTAAAATCGGCGAAAAGCAGCAGCCGGTCTACCTGCGGATCGAAACGGATCATCCATTTCTCAAGATAGAGAAAGAATGGCTTGAGACGGCCGTCCACTACGTTACGATTTTGTATGATAACCTCCACCTGCTGGAAGATCTGATGAAGCGGATAGAAGAGCTACTGGCGAACAATGAAACGCCCAAATGGATGCTGCGGCTGCTGTTTAAGCTGTCCGAGAAAGAGAGGGCCGCGCTGTCCAGCGATCTGCACGATTCGGTGCTGCAGGACCTGATTATCTGGTATCGCAAACTGGAATCGTTGCGCTCCTCTAACGTGTTCGAGAACAAGACAGAGCGGGAATTGGTGCAAATCGAAGAAGGCCTGCTCGATGCCATTCATCAGATCCGAATCACCTGTAACGAGCTGCGGCCGCCGTTTCTTCTGAAAATGGGTCTCGTTGAATCGTTGAAAAGTCTCTTTTCTTACACGCAAATGTTCTCCAATTATGAAATTGAATTTTCCGCCGAGCGGTTGGGTGCTTCTTTAAACGAAGAGCAGATTCTTGGCGTCTATCGGATTGTTCAGGAGCTGTTAAACAATGCGTCGAAACACTCCAAGGCTGCGAAAGTGACGATTACGCTAACCGACGCGGAAGATCACCTGTTTTTTTCATATTCAGACGACGGGATCGGCATGGATTTGGCCGCTTTGGAGGGTTCCTTTCAGCATATGGGGATCGCAGGAATCGAGAAGAGAGTGCTTAGCCTGGAAGGAAAGGTGCAATTCCATTCCGCTCCCGGGCAAGGGTTTCAGGTGACGATTCAATTCCCCAAAAATCTGATGTAA
- a CDS encoding aldehyde dehydrogenase family protein: MERRLGLVANEPFIAYAIINGEQVRAEKRFARENPANPAEIVGYAPVNTREEAVRAIEAAAEAFPKWANTAIDERVQRMQRAIDKLKEAAPEIKRLLSREHGKALYDSEGELAVSFMWMEFACRMVKEVLQEKVKQHERGKTIITYDPVGVVSAISPWNYPIALSTIKIAPALLAGNTMVLKPSPYAPLAVSMVTKMIADEFPPGVLNLVHGEAEVGVELTTHPKVAKIAFTGGTKTAKHIMKAAAETIKKMTLELGGNDAAIVLPSFDVYDARAMRRLVISNFLTTGQICMIAKRVYVHRSIFDSFVEKYIEAANQWIRVGSPFNPDVTVGPVNNKAQLEYVQGLIADAESRGAKVIKLGRILDPDLFAKGYFLQPTLVLGADYHDPIVVEEQFGPTVPILPFDDEEQVIALHNESIYGLTSSVWGDEEEAIRVARRIEAGTTMINTAAVQGLDVRFPFGGVKQSGVGREYGVEGIMSYVETHVIHVPTELDLPYIPE, translated from the coding sequence ATGGAAAGAAGGTTGGGTCTTGTGGCGAATGAACCCTTTATCGCTTATGCGATCATTAACGGGGAGCAAGTGAGAGCGGAAAAGCGATTTGCCCGGGAAAACCCGGCCAATCCTGCGGAGATCGTGGGGTACGCCCCGGTCAACACCCGTGAGGAAGCGGTTCGGGCAATCGAAGCCGCGGCAGAGGCCTTCCCAAAATGGGCGAACACGGCCATCGACGAACGCGTTCAGCGGATGCAGCGGGCGATCGACAAGCTGAAGGAGGCGGCGCCGGAGATTAAACGGCTGCTCTCCCGCGAACACGGAAAAGCTTTATATGATTCCGAAGGAGAACTGGCCGTGTCTTTCATGTGGATGGAATTCGCCTGCCGGATGGTGAAGGAAGTGCTGCAGGAGAAGGTCAAGCAGCATGAGCGGGGCAAAACCATCATCACGTATGACCCGGTGGGTGTCGTGTCCGCCATCAGTCCATGGAATTATCCGATTGCACTGTCGACGATCAAGATCGCTCCCGCCCTGCTGGCCGGCAATACGATGGTATTGAAGCCCAGCCCCTATGCGCCGCTGGCTGTCAGCATGGTAACCAAAATGATTGCCGATGAGTTTCCGCCGGGGGTGCTGAATCTGGTGCACGGGGAAGCGGAAGTGGGGGTCGAGTTGACCACCCATCCCAAGGTGGCCAAAATCGCCTTTACGGGCGGCACGAAAACCGCCAAGCATATCATGAAGGCTGCCGCCGAAACGATTAAGAAAATGACGCTGGAGCTTGGCGGCAACGACGCGGCGATTGTTCTGCCCAGTTTCGACGTGTATGACGCGCGGGCCATGCGTCGGTTGGTTATTTCCAATTTTCTCACAACGGGGCAAATTTGCATGATCGCCAAGCGTGTCTACGTGCATCGTTCCATTTTCGATTCGTTCGTGGAAAAGTACATAGAAGCGGCGAATCAGTGGATACGCGTCGGCAGCCCCTTCAATCCGGATGTGACGGTCGGCCCGGTCAACAACAAGGCACAGCTCGAATACGTCCAAGGCTTGATCGCCGACGCCGAAAGCCGCGGTGCGAAAGTTATCAAGCTGGGCCGAATCCTCGATCCCGATTTGTTTGCAAAAGGATATTTCTTGCAGCCGACCTTGGTGTTGGGCGCCGACTACCACGATCCGATTGTGGTGGAAGAACAATTCGGCCCGACCGTCCCCATCCTTCCCTTTGATGACGAGGAACAGGTGATCGCCCTGCACAACGAAAGCATATACGGCCTAACCAGTTCCGTCTGGGGCGATGAGGAGGAGGCGATCCGGGTTGCCCGCCGGATTGAGGCGGGGACGACGATGATTAACACCGCCGCCGTTCAAGGACTGGATGTGCGGTTCCCCTTTGGCGGAGTGAAACAATCCGGCGTTGGGCGGGAATACGGCGTGGAAGGGATCATGTCCTACGTCGAGACGCACGTCATTCACGTGCCGACGGAGCTTGACCTTCCCTATATCCCGGAGTAG
- the efeB gene encoding iron uptake transporter deferrochelatase/peroxidase subunit, producing the protein MQTEKHSSESRMEISRRDLLKTIGIGAVGIALGAVGSLAAPGVRSYLGGIASANDNISFYGAHQPGITTKNPKHVYFVSLNCEVKSRSELKELFQSWTEDSVRLMNGEVMPNSPNTLLPPYDTGEAVGLNAARLTLTFGVGPSLFEKPELGLSSRKPPELKDLPHFPRDQLDPKYVGGDICIQACADDPQVAFHAVRNLIRNARGKVTMRWSQAGFNSYPVRDGKEETPRNLFAFKDGTGNPNVDSPEEMNRFVWVQPGESADWLAGGTYMVVRRIQMFLETWDRTALSEQEATIGRHRDSGAPLGKTGEFDDMELDRKDENGNPIVPVDSHVYLAKQANERILRRSFSYVGGINPETGAFDAGLLFISFQKHPQQFINIQNSLGRLDRLNEYITHRGSALFACFPGVEKGSYLGAALLG; encoded by the coding sequence ATGCAAACGGAAAAGCATTCTTCCGAATCCCGGATGGAAATTTCCCGACGCGACCTGTTAAAGACGATCGGGATCGGTGCTGTGGGTATCGCTCTCGGTGCCGTCGGCTCGCTGGCCGCGCCGGGAGTTCGCTCGTATCTGGGGGGCATTGCCAGCGCCAACGACAACATCAGCTTTTACGGCGCCCATCAGCCCGGCATTACCACGAAAAATCCGAAGCACGTCTATTTTGTCTCGCTCAACTGCGAAGTCAAATCGCGAAGTGAGCTGAAAGAGCTGTTCCAATCCTGGACGGAAGACAGCGTGCGGCTGATGAACGGCGAAGTGATGCCCAATTCGCCCAACACCCTGCTGCCGCCCTACGATACCGGCGAAGCAGTGGGGCTGAACGCCGCCCGCCTGACGCTCACGTTCGGCGTCGGGCCCAGTTTGTTCGAAAAGCCGGAACTCGGGCTAAGCAGCAGAAAACCGCCGGAACTGAAAGATCTGCCGCATTTTCCGCGCGACCAGCTGGATCCCAAATACGTGGGCGGCGATATCTGCATTCAGGCGTGCGCGGATGACCCGCAAGTGGCGTTTCATGCCGTGCGCAACCTCATCCGGAACGCAAGAGGCAAGGTCACGATGAGATGGTCGCAAGCGGGATTTAATTCTTACCCTGTGCGCGATGGGAAGGAAGAGACGCCGCGCAACTTGTTCGCGTTTAAGGACGGAACGGGCAACCCCAACGTCGACAGTCCGGAAGAAATGAACCGCTTCGTCTGGGTGCAGCCGGGCGAATCGGCGGACTGGCTGGCCGGTGGAACCTATATGGTGGTCAGAAGGATTCAAATGTTTCTGGAGACCTGGGACCGCACCGCGCTAAGCGAGCAGGAAGCGACCATTGGCCGCCATCGCGACAGCGGCGCTCCGCTCGGCAAAACCGGTGAATTTGACGACATGGAACTGGACCGGAAAGACGAGAACGGCAATCCGATCGTTCCCGTCGATTCCCATGTCTACCTCGCCAAACAGGCCAATGAGCGGATTTTGCGCCGTTCCTTTTCCTATGTGGGCGGAATCAATCCGGAAACAGGCGCCTTCGACGCGGGACTGCTGTTCATTTCCTTCCAGAAACATCCGCAGCAATTCATCAACATTCAAAACAGCCTCGGCAGACTCGACCGGTTGAACGAATACATTACGCACCGCGGCAGCGCGCTGTTCGCGTGCTTCCCCGGGGTGGAAAAAGGAAGCTACCTGGGAGCGGCATTACTCGGTTAA
- a CDS encoding NAD(P)/FAD-dependent oxidoreductase encodes MREVFDVTIIGGGPAGLYSAFYAGLREMSVKIIECQPKLGGKVNIYPEKVIWDVGGVPPITGKDFIDCIVQQGLTFNPTVLLNTKVDKLTKEGDLFVCETSTGDRHYSKTVIVAVGGGIINPKKLEVEGAERFEQTNLHYRVQRIRDFAGQSLLISGGGDAAIDWAWELSLVAKEITVVYRGDELSAHEAVVKKVQHANIPIYLHTTIQSLVPDETGTRIKEVVLYNEKTKQTSVMRPDHVLIHHGYERDQSFTYDDAIKPELVRNYFCKTLPTGESSVPGIYAAGDIAHYDGKVHLIAGAFQDAIHAVNCAKTYIEPKADKSGYVSSHNAIFESRNRALIAEAVKQAK; translated from the coding sequence ATGCGGGAGGTTTTTGATGTAACCATCATTGGCGGAGGGCCTGCCGGGTTATACAGCGCGTTTTATGCCGGGCTTCGCGAAATGAGCGTGAAAATCATCGAGTGCCAGCCCAAGCTGGGAGGCAAAGTCAATATTTACCCGGAAAAAGTCATTTGGGATGTCGGTGGGGTTCCGCCGATTACGGGAAAAGACTTTATTGACTGCATCGTCCAGCAAGGTCTGACATTCAACCCGACGGTCCTGCTGAACACCAAGGTGGACAAGCTTACAAAAGAAGGCGATCTCTTTGTCTGCGAGACCTCCACCGGTGATCGGCATTATTCCAAAACGGTGATCGTGGCCGTTGGCGGCGGCATTATTAACCCGAAGAAATTGGAGGTGGAAGGGGCCGAACGTTTTGAGCAGACGAACCTGCACTACCGCGTGCAGCGCATCCGGGACTTCGCGGGTCAATCGCTGCTGATCTCGGGCGGCGGCGATGCCGCCATCGACTGGGCTTGGGAGCTGTCGCTGGTCGCCAAAGAGATCACGGTGGTTTATCGCGGTGATGAACTCTCGGCACATGAGGCGGTCGTGAAAAAAGTGCAACATGCCAACATCCCCATCTATCTTCATACCACGATCCAATCGCTCGTACCGGATGAAACCGGCACTCGCATCAAAGAAGTCGTCCTGTACAACGAGAAGACGAAGCAAACATCCGTCATGCGGCCCGACCACGTGCTCATTCACCACGGCTACGAGCGGGATCAATCGTTCACCTACGATGACGCGATAAAGCCTGAGCTGGTTCGTAATTATTTTTGCAAGACGCTGCCGACCGGAGAAAGCTCTGTGCCCGGCATTTACGCGGCAGGCGATATTGCGCACTATGACGGCAAGGTGCATTTGATCGCCGGTGCGTTCCAGGACGCCATTCATGCCGTAAACTGCGCAAAGACGTATATCGAGCCGAAAGCGGACAAATCCGGCTACGTCTCCTCGCACAATGCCATTTTTGAATCGCGCAATCGCGCGCTGATTGCGGAAGCCGTGAAACAGGCGAAGTGA